A window of the Oncorhynchus masou masou isolate Uvic2021 unplaced genomic scaffold, UVic_Omas_1.1 unplaced_scaffold_1625, whole genome shotgun sequence genome harbors these coding sequences:
- the LOC135531525 gene encoding zinc finger protein 544-like: MLASPTMNSLNDYPPVKEEAVCWTEKEAQGLNIVLKEEKGDITVKEEKEHFRVKEEEETEDLINTRERPDSHSDSGKSPSVGPDPETPKPARRHNCSQREMRFSLSGDLKRHEKKHTGEKPFQCSQCGKSFTCLGNLNRHKKIHAAGKPYHCSQCEKSFAWLRSLKKHEKIHAGEKPFQYQGTSQPFDTGCSGERPDSHSDSGKSPSGEPGPVTPKPARRHHCSYCGKSFTRLLHLKSHERIHTGEKPNHCSRCEKSFRWLTTLKLHERTHTHEKLYHCSLCEMSFTKLEALNVHDRTHIGGDKPYRCSLCGQRFNRLRHLNKHERIHTQEEKTYHCSHCGKTFSQSEDLKTHERIERLCSDLCF; the protein is encoded by the exons ATGCTAGCTAGCCCGACCATGAACTCACTGAACGACTACCCTCCTGTTAAAGAAGAGgcggtctgctggacggagaaagaagctcAGGGGCTGAACATTGTCCTGAAAGAAGAGAAGGgggatattacagtgaaagaagagaaagaacatTTTAgagtgaaggaggaagaggagactgaagatctgattaacacca gagagagaccagactctcaCTCTGACAGCGGAAAGAGTCCTTCAGTGGGACCAGACCCAGAGACACCCAAACCAGCGAGACGACACAACTGCTCCCAACGTGAAATGAGATTCTCCCTCTCAGGGGACCTAAAACGGCATGAGAaaaaacacacaggagaaaagcctttccaatgttcccagtgtggaaagagttttacctgtTTAGGGAATCTAAATCGGCATAAGAAGATACACGCAGCGGGAAAGCCTTACCACTGTTCCCAGTGTGAAAAGAGTTTTGCCTGGTTAAGGAGCCTGAAGAAGCATGAGAAGATACACGCAGGGGAAAAGCCTTTCCAATACCAAGggaccagccaaccttttgatacaggatgcagtg GTGAGAGACCAGACTCTCACTCTGACAGCGGGAAGAGTCCTTCAGGGGAACCAGGCCCAGTGACACCCAAACCAGCGAGACGACACCACTGCTCCTACTGTGGAAAAAGTTTCACCCGATTACTACACCTGAAATCACAtgagagaatacatacaggagAAAAGCCCAACCACTGTTCCCGGTGTGAAAAGAGTTTTAGGTGGTTAACGACTCTGAAACtccatgagaggacacacacacacgaaaagcTCTACCACTGCTCCCTGTGTGAAATGAGTTTTACCAAGTTAGAGGCCCTGAATGTGCATGACAGGACACACATAGGAGGGGATAAGCCCTACCGCTGCTCCCTGTGTGGACAGAGATTTAACCGGTTAAGACATCTGAATAAGCATGAAAGAATacatacacaggaggagaagacataccactgctctcattgtggaaagacattttcccagtcagaggacctgaaaacacatgagagAATAGAGAGGCTGTGTTCTGACTTGTGTTTTTGA